The Sinomicrobium kalidii genome contains a region encoding:
- a CDS encoding GatB/YqeY domain-containing protein: MSLQSKVMEEMKTAMRAKDTVTLEALRAVKSALLLAQTEGSSKELTEAEELKLLQKLVKQRKDSAAIYKEQGREDLATPEMEQAAVIEKFLPEQLSEEKIAEVVEKIITETGAQGMQDMGKVMGMATKQLAGKANGKVISTIVKQKLT, encoded by the coding sequence ATGAGTTTGCAAAGCAAGGTAATGGAGGAAATGAAAACCGCCATGAGAGCCAAAGATACAGTAACGCTGGAGGCTTTAAGGGCAGTGAAATCTGCATTACTGCTGGCTCAAACCGAAGGAAGTTCCAAAGAATTAACCGAAGCAGAAGAACTGAAACTGTTACAAAAACTGGTAAAACAGCGAAAAGACAGTGCAGCCATTTATAAAGAGCAGGGACGTGAAGATCTTGCAACACCGGAAATGGAGCAGGCAGCGGTTATTGAAAAGTTTTTGCCGGAACAACTCAGCGAAGAAAAAATTGCAGAAGTAGTAGAAAAGATTATTACCGAGACCGGTGCCCAGGGAATGCAGGATATGGGAAAAGTAATGGGAATGGCCACAAAACAACTTGCCGGAAAAGCAAACGGTAAAGTCATTTCTACTATTGTAAAGCAAAAACTGACATAA
- a CDS encoding RagB/SusD family nutrient uptake outer membrane protein, with amino-acid sequence MKTAKLYILVLLLLVALAGCTELKDDNFDTVISDEFNASEDDVNSLIASAYIPWRELFNKWQSYFWAQEICADQLVIPKRPWGWVDDGGYRRFHTHRWTPEDAIIASCWQRAYKGITTCNRVIYQIENDLVPIGEFKESALAELRVLRATYYWVLCDMYGNVPIVTDFDVPDDFLPEQNTRKEVFDFIVQELEDNVGMIREDNIQLPSTRVHRWVARTLLAKMYLNAEVYTGTPMWNECIEQCNAIMESGLYSLEVSQKSVFITDNWQSTEIIWAFIYDDNFLVQYWDDWNAFDHHMQTLPQEMQRTYNLQNSPWGGICAIPQYIDTYDPDDVRYRENWIKGMQFAANGDTLIVQNGEQKGQVLNLVNELPAIDTTEANHGLRLGKFEYAMGAASILNNAFPFFRYADVLMMKAECLLRTGRADEAAALVTRVRARSFRDNPEKAEVTAAELMQGSSYDYGHRDVHQSTSEGGADIQYGRFLDELGYEFFEEARRRQDMIRFGVFTTKSWFSHDASDSYRTLFPIPQVEINKNGNLEQNSGY; translated from the coding sequence ATGAAAACTGCAAAACTATATATACTTGTCCTGTTATTGCTCGTTGCACTGGCAGGATGTACCGAGCTTAAAGACGATAATTTCGACACCGTAATAAGTGACGAATTTAATGCATCCGAAGACGATGTAAACTCCCTCATTGCTTCTGCCTACATCCCTTGGAGAGAATTGTTCAACAAATGGCAGAGTTATTTCTGGGCCCAGGAAATCTGTGCAGATCAACTCGTTATCCCGAAACGTCCCTGGGGGTGGGTTGATGACGGGGGATACCGGAGGTTCCACACCCATCGCTGGACGCCGGAAGATGCCATTATAGCCTCCTGCTGGCAGAGGGCCTATAAAGGAATAACCACTTGCAACAGGGTCATATACCAGATAGAGAACGACCTTGTGCCTATCGGGGAATTCAAGGAAAGTGCCCTTGCAGAGCTCCGAGTGCTCAGGGCTACCTATTACTGGGTGTTATGCGATATGTACGGCAATGTTCCCATAGTAACCGATTTTGACGTTCCGGACGACTTTTTGCCGGAACAGAATACCCGGAAAGAAGTTTTTGATTTCATAGTTCAGGAACTTGAGGATAATGTGGGGATGATAAGAGAAGACAATATCCAGCTTCCCTCCACCAGGGTACACCGATGGGTGGCGCGTACACTTTTGGCCAAAATGTACCTGAATGCTGAAGTCTATACAGGAACTCCCATGTGGAACGAATGTATAGAACAATGCAATGCTATTATGGAATCCGGTCTTTACAGTCTTGAAGTGTCACAGAAGAGTGTATTTATTACAGATAACTGGCAGTCCACGGAAATTATCTGGGCTTTTATTTATGATGATAATTTCCTTGTCCAGTACTGGGATGATTGGAATGCCTTTGACCATCATATGCAAACCTTACCCCAGGAAATGCAGAGAACCTATAATTTACAGAATTCCCCCTGGGGCGGTATATGTGCCATACCTCAATATATTGACACATATGACCCTGATGATGTCCGGTACAGGGAGAACTGGATAAAAGGGATGCAGTTTGCTGCCAACGGGGATACGTTAATTGTACAGAACGGGGAACAAAAGGGACAAGTGCTCAATCTGGTCAATGAACTTCCGGCGATAGACACTACGGAAGCGAATCACGGTTTGCGGCTCGGTAAATTCGAATATGCCATGGGAGCTGCTTCCATTCTGAACAATGCATTTCCGTTCTTCCGCTATGCCGATGTATTGATGATGAAGGCCGAATGCCTGCTCCGTACAGGTCGTGCCGATGAAGCCGCAGCATTGGTTACGAGGGTCAGGGCACGGAGCTTCAGGGATAATCCCGAAAAAGCTGAAGTTACCGCAGCTGAACTCATGCAGGGCAGTTCATATGATTACGGACACAGAGATGTGCATCAATCCACCAGTGAGGGAGGAGCAGATATCCAATACGGACGCTTTCTTGACGAACTGGGCTATGAGTTTTTTGAAGAAGCCCGCCGCCGTCAGGACATGATACGTTTTGGAGTGTTCACTACAAAATCCTGGTTTTCACATGATGCAAGCGATAGCTACAGGACACTGTTTCCCATTCCGCAGGTCGAGATCAATAAAAACGGCAATCTGGAACAGAATTCCGGGTATTAA
- the ftsA gene encoding cell division protein FtsA, with product MEQERYAIGLDIGTTKIVVMIGRRNEYGKIEILGIGKAKSLGVHRGVVNNITQTIQSIQQAVQEAENDSGKKIAEVVVGIAGQHIRSLQHSDYITRPHSDEVIDEVDVDRLCNQVYKLVMLPGEEIIHVLPQEYKLDGQSEIKEPIGMYGGRLEANFHVVVGQVSSIRNIGRCVKSSGLELAGITLEPLASANAVLSQEEKEAGVALIDIGGGTTDLAIFKDGIIRHTAVIPFGGNVITEDIKEGCSIIEKQAELLKIKFGSAWPGENKDNEIVSIPGLRGREPKEITLKNLSKIIHARAVEIIEQVYMEIKNYGHEEQKKKLIAGIVLTGGGSQLKHLKQLVEYITGMDTRIGYPNEHLAGDSDPEVASPVYATAAGLVMNALDRKERSIEEEQYSEQEDIQPQEPTNEPETVSRPRKERKSFLEKWSDRVKDFLDNAE from the coding sequence ATGGAACAGGAGAGATATGCAATAGGATTGGATATAGGAACCACGAAAATCGTGGTAATGATCGGCCGGAGGAACGAATACGGCAAGATAGAGATATTGGGTATTGGAAAAGCCAAGAGCCTGGGGGTGCACCGTGGAGTAGTGAACAATATCACCCAGACCATTCAGTCTATCCAGCAGGCTGTACAGGAAGCTGAAAACGATTCCGGAAAAAAGATCGCCGAAGTGGTTGTAGGGATCGCCGGGCAACATATACGGAGTTTGCAGCACAGCGATTACATTACCAGGCCGCATTCGGATGAAGTGATCGATGAAGTTGATGTGGACAGACTGTGCAACCAGGTGTATAAACTGGTGATGCTGCCGGGCGAAGAGATTATACACGTATTGCCGCAGGAATATAAACTCGACGGACAATCCGAGATCAAGGAACCCATTGGGATGTACGGCGGAAGGCTGGAAGCCAATTTTCATGTAGTGGTAGGGCAGGTATCTTCCATACGGAATATCGGAAGGTGTGTAAAAAGTTCCGGACTGGAACTGGCAGGGATTACCCTGGAGCCTCTTGCCTCGGCCAATGCCGTGTTGAGTCAGGAAGAGAAAGAAGCGGGAGTAGCGCTCATCGATATAGGGGGCGGAACGACCGACCTGGCCATATTCAAGGACGGGATCATCCGTCACACCGCCGTAATACCTTTCGGTGGAAATGTGATTACCGAAGATATAAAGGAAGGATGTTCCATTATAGAAAAGCAGGCCGAACTCCTGAAGATCAAATTCGGTTCCGCATGGCCCGGGGAGAATAAAGACAACGAAATAGTATCTATCCCCGGACTCAGAGGCAGGGAGCCCAAGGAGATCACCCTGAAAAACCTCTCCAAGATCATCCATGCCAGAGCGGTGGAGATCATAGAGCAGGTGTATATGGAAATCAAGAACTACGGGCATGAAGAGCAGAAAAAGAAACTGATAGCCGGTATCGTGCTCACGGGGGGCGGAAGTCAGCTAAAACATCTGAAGCAACTGGTGGAGTACATTACGGGAATGGATACCCGGATAGGTTATCCCAACGAACACCTCGCCGGAGATTCAGACCCCGAAGTGGCCAGTCCCGTTTATGCTACGGCGGCAGGCCTGGTAATGAACGCTCTGGACCGGAAAGAACGAAGCATTGAGGAAGAACAATATTCCGAACAAGAAGACATACAACCCCAGGAACCAACCAATGAGCCCGAAACTGTATCCAGGCCGAGAAAGGAACGAAAGTCCTTTCTGGAAAAATGGTCGGATAGAGTAAAAGACTTTTTAGACAATGCAGAATAA
- the ftsZ gene encoding cell division protein FtsZ, with translation MSSNTDLGNISFDMPKNQSNVIKVIGVGGGGSNAINHMFQLGIKGVDFVVCNTDSQALDNSPVPNKIQLGVSLTEGLGAGANPEIGEKAAIESFEEIKSMLDSNTKMLFITAGMGGGTGTGAAPILAKMAKEMDILTVGIVTIPFQFEGKTRNEQARRGVENLRSHVDSLIVINNNKLREVYGNLGFKAGFSKADEVLATASRGIAEVITHHYTQNIDLRDAKTVLSNSGTAIMGSSSASGGNRAQDAIVKALDSPLLNDNKITGAKNVLLLIVSGGEEITIDEIGEINDHIQNEAGHGANIIMGVGEDESLGDAISVTVIATGFNIEQQHEIVNTEAKKIIHTLEDEQKATQDLSPNKTSSAMNFPETAGPPQEEKEKPIKHTLTEEEEGPGLVPTTDLIRNINVVYDEVCAKEEDFVIIDTTEKIKNIEVEAEEVKTKEQQTMLSFDMPLSRKKDNPDTEKPGKLGNEDEKANVITFDMDRETRDYDVKDHVEVVPVTEVSEEGVRRYSLDDYMEMENKLSNAKPDQKKPEAADKELAIEKKVVNKPDEESEKKEIDPFNSSIEESLKLRAEERRKKLKEFNYKFNNNASKIEEIEKQPAYKRMGVEFHERTSEDGTSRISVGKDDNDDVQLRSNNSFLHDNVD, from the coding sequence ATGAGTAGCAACACAGATTTAGGAAACATCTCATTCGACATGCCTAAAAACCAGAGCAATGTGATTAAGGTTATCGGTGTTGGAGGCGGAGGCAGTAATGCCATAAACCACATGTTCCAGCTGGGTATCAAAGGCGTTGATTTTGTGGTGTGTAACACCGACTCACAGGCTTTGGATAACAGTCCGGTGCCCAACAAGATACAGCTCGGGGTGTCTCTGACCGAAGGACTGGGAGCCGGAGCCAACCCGGAAATAGGAGAAAAGGCCGCCATAGAAAGTTTCGAAGAGATAAAAAGTATGCTGGATAGCAATACCAAGATGCTTTTTATAACTGCAGGTATGGGTGGAGGTACCGGGACAGGGGCTGCTCCCATTCTGGCCAAAATGGCAAAGGAAATGGACATTCTCACCGTGGGCATTGTAACCATACCCTTTCAGTTTGAAGGGAAAACACGAAACGAACAGGCCCGGAGAGGAGTGGAAAACCTCCGTAGTCACGTCGATTCACTTATCGTGATAAACAACAACAAACTTCGGGAGGTGTACGGTAATCTCGGTTTCAAGGCAGGTTTTTCCAAAGCAGACGAAGTGCTGGCTACTGCTTCCAGGGGGATCGCCGAGGTAATCACCCATCACTATACGCAGAATATTGACCTTAGGGATGCCAAGACCGTGCTGTCCAACAGTGGTACGGCCATTATGGGCTCTTCTTCTGCATCCGGAGGGAACCGCGCACAGGATGCCATTGTCAAGGCACTGGACTCCCCCTTACTGAACGACAACAAGATCACCGGCGCCAAAAACGTACTGCTACTTATCGTTTCGGGCGGAGAGGAGATCACCATAGACGAAATAGGGGAGATCAACGATCATATCCAGAATGAAGCCGGTCATGGTGCCAATATCATTATGGGTGTGGGAGAAGACGAATCGCTCGGAGACGCTATTTCCGTTACAGTTATTGCTACAGGTTTTAATATAGAACAACAACACGAAATAGTGAATACCGAGGCGAAGAAGATCATTCATACCCTGGAGGACGAACAAAAGGCGACACAAGACCTTTCTCCGAATAAAACGTCTTCCGCGATGAATTTTCCGGAAACAGCCGGGCCGCCACAGGAAGAAAAAGAAAAACCCATAAAACATACGCTTACCGAAGAGGAAGAAGGGCCGGGACTCGTCCCTACCACAGATCTTATCAGGAATATAAATGTGGTATATGATGAAGTTTGTGCCAAGGAGGAAGACTTCGTGATCATAGATACTACGGAAAAGATCAAGAATATAGAGGTCGAGGCGGAAGAAGTAAAAACAAAGGAACAGCAGACTATGCTTTCATTCGATATGCCCCTCAGCCGGAAAAAAGACAATCCGGATACCGAAAAGCCTGGAAAACTGGGAAATGAGGACGAAAAGGCGAATGTGATTACCTTTGATATGGACAGGGAAACAAGGGATTACGATGTGAAAGACCATGTTGAGGTAGTGCCTGTGACCGAAGTCTCGGAAGAAGGGGTAAGGCGTTACAGCCTTGATGACTATATGGAGATGGAAAACAAGCTTTCCAATGCCAAACCCGATCAGAAAAAACCTGAAGCTGCAGACAAGGAACTGGCCATTGAAAAAAAAGTGGTAAACAAGCCCGATGAAGAAAGTGAAAAAAAAGAAATAGACCCTTTTAACTCTTCCATAGAAGAAAGCCTAAAATTAAGGGCCGAAGAACGCCGGAAAAAGTTGAAAGAATTCAATTATAAGTTTAACAACAACGCCTCTAAAATTGAAGAAATAGAAAAGCAGCCCGCATACAAGAGAATGGGAGTAGAGTTTCACGAAAGGACGTCTGAAGACGGTACTTCCAGAATCTCGGTAGGAAAGGATGATAACGATGACGTTCAGTTGCGTTCCAACAATTCTTTCCTGCACGATAATGTGGACTGA
- a CDS encoding SusC/RagA family TonB-linked outer membrane protein — translation MKKSSTKKSRMHFWKVICVLMYGCMFTSGLFATNRGSVESYKAFMKVTGTVISASDGQPLPGATVMIKGTTIGTVTDFDGNYELDVDDPGSAVLMVSFVGFKTVEIPVNNRDVINAKLEEDLAQLDEVVVVGYGTQRKADVTSAVASVKSENFVQAPVKDAGQLLQGKVAGLSVASPSGDPTQGVKISLRGNTTILGANEAPLVLIDGIPGDLNTVAPEDIASVDVLKDGSAAAIYGVRGSNGVVIITTKGFKDGQVNTLDYSVQLSTQQITRKPDMLTAEDYRRQIDEGIRAASWDNGHSTDWFKEATQTPFSQVHNLTFRGGSSETNYLFNLNYRGFNGIMLKSDNETFNGRVDVEHNMFDGKLKFNLGIIGRQNSYTTTGDGVSFDNWTYRQITIQNPTSSPKDENGNWFQEGIFDYDNPLARIYESDGRNKSQYTRYNGRVTFMPVEEVRLQANMTYDKYNQSRGYAETKQHISTTRDGRNGYASIGNQENIYRFIELTGEYRKSIGNHKLSVLGGYGYQENEFFESWMQNWDFPTDIFGYANIEQGKALAEGSAVQGSDRSETNLISFFGRGTYNYKDKYLLMASIRYEAASQLYGTEDPWGTFPAVSLGWRINEESFMKDMDFIDNLKIRAGYGVTGNQPEDLFLGPATLDYADYFYINGDWIRSLSPNQNPNPYLRWEEKKEYNIGLDYSFFNGRISGAVDYYNRKIDGLLYDYQVPSPPNIHTVTRANVGIMENKGLELEISAIPVKTTDFTWTTQLLFSTNSNKLVSLSNDLYQLESNYFTAGSTGVPIQTHTHIVEIGKQLGDFHGYKVVDISDDGYWIYEDGNGDRVGYDEFNRGFEDKKIIGNGIPKYHGGWNNTFRYKNWDLGITMRGSFDFQIINFQRMYYENTGDDRYNRLRSAYDNINGKTILNKNVPLEFNSHYVEDGDFWKIDNITLGYNFKDIAGDIVRSARVYLSTLNTFVITSYKGIDPEVDWSGLSPGIDNRDKYPTTRTFTLGINVSF, via the coding sequence ATGAAAAAATCAAGCACTAAAAAGAGCAGGATGCACTTCTGGAAAGTTATCTGTGTTCTGATGTATGGCTGTATGTTCACCTCCGGTTTGTTTGCAACAAACCGGGGCAGTGTGGAATCGTACAAGGCTTTTATGAAAGTGACGGGAACGGTTATTTCGGCATCGGATGGTCAGCCTTTACCGGGAGCAACCGTAATGATAAAGGGCACAACCATAGGCACAGTAACCGATTTTGACGGAAATTATGAACTGGATGTTGACGATCCGGGGAGTGCTGTGTTGATGGTTTCTTTTGTAGGGTTTAAAACTGTTGAAATTCCCGTAAACAACCGGGATGTCATAAATGCGAAACTAGAGGAAGATCTTGCACAACTGGATGAAGTGGTTGTAGTGGGGTACGGTACGCAACGAAAAGCTGATGTAACCAGTGCCGTGGCCTCGGTAAAATCGGAAAACTTTGTTCAGGCGCCGGTAAAAGATGCAGGACAGTTGTTACAGGGTAAAGTTGCCGGGCTAAGCGTGGCCTCTCCCAGCGGAGACCCTACTCAGGGCGTGAAGATATCCCTCCGGGGAAATACGACTATTCTGGGAGCTAACGAAGCTCCTCTTGTATTGATAGATGGTATACCGGGAGATCTGAATACGGTTGCCCCGGAAGACATAGCCTCCGTTGATGTATTGAAAGATGGTTCTGCCGCGGCCATTTACGGTGTTCGGGGGAGCAACGGTGTTGTTATCATAACCACAAAAGGGTTCAAGGATGGACAAGTAAATACACTCGACTATAGTGTACAGCTAAGTACACAGCAAATTACCCGCAAACCGGACATGCTTACCGCTGAGGATTACAGGAGACAGATAGATGAAGGGATTCGTGCGGCATCCTGGGACAATGGCCATTCTACTGATTGGTTCAAGGAAGCTACCCAGACCCCGTTCTCACAAGTTCATAATCTTACCTTCCGTGGTGGAAGTTCGGAAACCAACTACCTGTTTAATCTGAATTACAGGGGATTTAACGGGATCATGCTCAAATCTGACAATGAAACATTCAACGGCAGGGTAGATGTGGAACACAACATGTTTGACGGTAAGTTAAAATTCAACCTGGGGATCATTGGAAGGCAAAACTCCTACACAACTACCGGCGATGGTGTAAGCTTTGACAATTGGACCTACAGGCAGATTACTATACAAAACCCGACTTCTTCCCCTAAAGATGAGAACGGGAATTGGTTTCAGGAGGGTATTTTTGATTACGATAACCCCCTGGCCAGGATATACGAGAGCGACGGCCGGAACAAAAGTCAGTATACAAGATATAATGGCCGTGTCACTTTTATGCCTGTGGAAGAGGTACGCCTGCAGGCCAATATGACCTATGATAAATATAACCAATCCCGTGGTTATGCAGAAACCAAACAGCATATCAGTACCACGAGGGACGGGAGAAACGGATATGCCTCTATCGGTAATCAGGAAAATATCTATCGGTTTATAGAATTGACGGGGGAGTACAGGAAGAGTATAGGCAACCATAAGCTTTCCGTACTTGGAGGCTATGGCTACCAGGAAAATGAATTTTTTGAATCCTGGATGCAAAACTGGGATTTTCCGACAGATATTTTCGGATACGCCAATATAGAACAGGGGAAAGCCCTTGCCGAAGGCAGCGCCGTACAAGGTAGTGACAGATCAGAAACCAATCTTATCAGTTTCTTTGGAAGAGGGACCTATAACTATAAAGATAAATACCTGCTTATGGCAAGTATTCGCTACGAGGCGGCAAGCCAGCTCTATGGTACGGAGGACCCCTGGGGTACTTTTCCTGCAGTATCTCTCGGATGGAGGATCAATGAGGAGTCCTTCATGAAGGATATGGATTTTATTGACAATCTGAAGATAAGAGCAGGATACGGAGTTACGGGAAATCAACCGGAAGATCTTTTTCTGGGACCGGCAACCCTGGATTATGCCGATTACTTTTATATTAATGGCGACTGGATCCGCTCACTTTCTCCCAATCAAAATCCCAATCCCTATTTGCGCTGGGAAGAGAAAAAGGAATACAATATCGGGCTGGACTATAGTTTCTTTAATGGTCGCATATCCGGTGCCGTGGATTACTACAACCGAAAAATAGACGGCTTGTTATACGATTACCAGGTGCCCAGTCCCCCCAATATCCATACGGTTACCAGGGCCAATGTGGGCATTATGGAAAATAAAGGGCTGGAATTGGAAATATCTGCTATCCCGGTCAAGACTACCGATTTTACCTGGACCACCCAGTTGTTGTTCTCTACAAATTCCAACAAACTGGTAAGTCTTTCCAATGACCTGTATCAACTCGAATCCAATTATTTTACGGCGGGAAGTACGGGAGTCCCCATCCAGACCCACACACATATTGTGGAGATCGGAAAGCAATTAGGAGATTTTCACGGGTATAAAGTTGTGGACATATCGGATGACGGTTACTGGATATATGAAGATGGCAATGGTGACAGGGTAGGGTATGACGAATTTAACCGGGGTTTTGAAGACAAAAAGATCATCGGTAACGGAATTCCTAAATATCACGGAGGCTGGAACAATACCTTCCGGTACAAAAACTGGGACCTTGGCATTACTATGCGGGGGTCTTTTGATTTCCAGATCATCAATTTTCAACGGATGTATTATGAGAATACCGGGGACGATCGGTATAACAGGCTCCGGTCTGCATATGACAATATCAATGGCAAGACTATTCTGAACAAGAATGTCCCCCTGGAATTCAATAGCCATTATGTGGAAGACGGGGATTTCTGGAAAATAGACAATATTACCCTTGGATATAATTTTAAAGATATAGCCGGAGACATTGTTCGGTCCGCAAGGGTATATCTATCTACCTTAAACACTTTTGTTATCACAAGTTATAAAGGTATAGACCCCGAAGTAGATTGGTCCGGCCTGTCTCCGGGTATTGACAACAGGGATAAATATCCGACCACCCGGACATTTACCCTGGGTATTAATGTAAGCTTTTAA
- a CDS encoding alpha/beta hydrolase: MKRAAYLFGLLAVLSCNPMKNTNPVDIKIESRVKGKKINLMHLKPERENRGEAILFVHGASFPSELASGFRMNGISWMDNLADAGYNVYALDFLGYGKSDRYDYMLGNSAETGNTGRGKEVVEDMDKAVNYILTELNISGIHLIGHSWGATVSGHYATLFPEKINKLVLFAPFIQRNGTTDWDKTKALYKDLTPAQRVKQFISSIPGGRDMTLEDEVLEKWKNKWLESDPTSKNRSPFSVRFPSAWQIDLFDCWNGNCFFEPGKIRNSTLLIRGEWDTTFSFDDAEKLFEQLQNTPSKRYVVIDRGTHVLHLEKNRFALYDEVQLFLKSR, from the coding sequence ATGAAGAGAGCAGCATACTTATTTGGTTTACTGGCAGTGTTATCCTGTAACCCCATGAAAAATACCAACCCTGTTGATATTAAAATAGAGAGCAGGGTAAAGGGAAAGAAAATCAATTTAATGCATTTGAAACCGGAACGTGAAAATCGGGGAGAAGCTATTCTGTTCGTTCACGGAGCGTCTTTCCCCTCTGAACTGGCTTCCGGATTTCGTATGAATGGGATTTCATGGATGGACAATTTGGCCGATGCAGGTTATAATGTATATGCTCTGGATTTCCTGGGCTACGGGAAATCTGACCGATACGACTATATGCTGGGCAACAGTGCGGAAACCGGGAATACGGGCAGGGGAAAAGAAGTCGTAGAAGACATGGATAAGGCTGTCAATTATATTTTAACAGAATTAAATATTTCAGGAATCCATCTTATCGGACATTCCTGGGGAGCAACGGTGTCAGGGCATTATGCCACATTATTCCCTGAAAAGATCAATAAACTTGTTTTGTTTGCTCCTTTCATACAAAGAAACGGAACAACGGATTGGGATAAAACAAAAGCGTTGTATAAGGATCTAACACCTGCACAAAGGGTAAAACAATTTATAAGCAGCATACCCGGGGGACGGGATATGACCTTAGAAGATGAAGTACTTGAGAAATGGAAAAACAAATGGCTGGAAAGCGACCCGACTTCAAAAAACCGAAGTCCTTTTTCGGTTAGATTCCCGTCTGCCTGGCAAATTGATCTATTCGACTGCTGGAATGGAAATTGTTTTTTTGAACCCGGTAAAATCAGGAATTCAACTTTACTGATCAGGGGGGAATGGGATACAACATTTAGTTTTGACGATGCGGAAAAACTATTCGAACAATTACAAAATACACCTTCAAAAAGATATGTGGTTATAGATAGAGGAACTCATGTTTTGCATTTGGAAAAGAATCGTTTTGCACTCTATGATGAAGTTCAATTATTTTTAAAATCGAGATAA